In Granulicatella elegans, one genomic interval encodes:
- a CDS encoding DegT/DnrJ/EryC1/StrS family aminotransferase, producing MIRNIPFSPPDISNREIELVTEVLKSGWITTGPKTKEFERQLAAYLGTGKTVCLNSATAALELALRVLGIGEGDEVIVPAYTYTASCSVIEHVGATPVLVDIQENHHEMNYDLLEQAITPATKVIIPVELGGVPCDYTRIFEVVEKKKDLFSANNALQAHFNRIIVVSDSAHAMGTTINGLSVAQVADFASYSFHAVKNLTTAEGGCITWNPKNGLDDEEIYHAFQIYSLHGQTKDALAKTKPGSWEYDIEIPGYKCNMADIMAAIGLAQLERYEEILTRRKEIIRQFDEGLKSDTIQVLAHQTDCYKSSGHLYITRVNGASYEQRGLIIEKMADRGISCNVHYKPLPLLTAYKNLGFDIKDYPNAYRYFENEVTLPLHTLLTDEDIQYIVQNYKEVVHEVLNA from the coding sequence ATGATTAGAAATATTCCATTTTCACCACCAGATATTAGCAATCGAGAAATTGAATTAGTAACAGAAGTGCTTAAATCAGGTTGGATTACAACTGGACCAAAAACAAAAGAATTTGAAAGACAATTAGCAGCCTATTTAGGAACTGGTAAAACAGTTTGTTTAAATTCAGCAACAGCTGCATTAGAACTAGCTTTACGAGTGTTAGGGATTGGTGAAGGAGACGAAGTCATCGTTCCAGCTTATACTTATACTGCTTCATGTAGTGTGATTGAACACGTTGGAGCAACTCCAGTATTAGTAGATATTCAAGAAAACCACCATGAAATGAATTATGATTTATTAGAACAAGCGATAACTCCAGCGACTAAAGTAATTATTCCTGTAGAATTAGGTGGAGTGCCTTGTGATTATACTCGTATTTTTGAAGTAGTAGAAAAGAAGAAAGACTTATTCTCAGCAAATAATGCCTTGCAAGCTCATTTTAATCGAATCATTGTAGTTTCAGATTCAGCTCATGCGATGGGAACTACGATTAATGGGTTATCAGTTGCACAAGTGGCTGACTTTGCTTCTTATTCATTCCATGCAGTTAAAAATTTAACAACAGCTGAAGGTGGTTGTATTACTTGGAATCCTAAAAATGGATTAGATGATGAAGAAATTTATCATGCTTTCCAAATTTATTCCTTACATGGACAAACAAAAGATGCCTTAGCGAAGACAAAACCAGGTTCATGGGAATATGATATTGAAATTCCAGGATATAAATGCAATATGGCAGATATTATGGCTGCTATTGGTTTAGCACAATTAGAGCGTTATGAAGAAATTTTAACACGTAGAAAAGAAATTATTCGCCAATTTGATGAAGGATTGAAATCTGATACTATTCAAGTGTTAGCACATCAAACAGATTGTTATAAATCTTCAGGACATTTATATATTACAAGAGTAAATGGTGCTTCTTATGAACAAAGAGGTTTGATTATTGAAAAAATGGCAGATCGAGGTATTTCATGTAATGTGCATTATAAACCATTACCATTATTAACAGCCTATAAAAATTTAGGATTCGATATTAAAGATTATCCTAATGCTTATCGTTATTTTGAAAATGAAGTGACCTTACCATTACACACATTACTAACGGACGAAGATATTCAATATATTGTTCAAAATTATAAAGAAGTCGTTCATGAAGTATTAAATGCTTGA
- a CDS encoding ECF transporter S component, protein MKKDKIFQLVFTAILISIIILQSFIPFLGNLPLLVIDITIIHITVIIGACLMGWQTGLLLGTVWGVCSFIRAFTSGSAISLLVFTNPLISIMPRALVGLLSGLLFVALQKGISSSHLRMSIVGAFGSLLNTTLVLSLIYLLVGNQYAEKLQTSLGQLPVLLMTIVGTNGVPEAIASAVIVPVVGGVLLKLMGKRRMKNA, encoded by the coding sequence ATGAAGAAAGATAAAATCTTTCAGTTAGTGTTTACAGCAATTTTAATTTCAATTATTATTTTACAAAGTTTTATTCCATTTTTAGGGAATTTACCTTTGCTAGTTATTGATATTACGATTATTCATATTACAGTCATTATTGGAGCTTGTTTAATGGGGTGGCAAACGGGACTATTATTAGGGACAGTTTGGGGAGTATGTTCTTTTATTCGCGCATTTACTTCGGGAAGTGCTATTAGTTTATTAGTCTTTACGAATCCATTAATTTCAATTATGCCACGAGCATTAGTTGGTTTACTTTCTGGCTTACTTTTTGTTGCTTTGCAAAAAGGTATTTCATCTAGCCATTTAAGAATGAGTATTGTTGGGGCTTTTGGTAGCTTATTAAACACAACTTTAGTATTATCGTTGATTTATTTATTAGTTGGAAATCAATATGCTGAAAAATTACAAACAAGTCTTGGTCAATTACCCGTCTTATTAATGACTATTGTTGGAACAAATGGAGTACCGGAAGCAATTGCTTCTGCTGTTATTGTACCAGTTGTGGGTGGAGTTCTTTTAAAATTAATGGGAAAACGGAGAATGAAAAATGCTTAA
- a CDS encoding glycosyltransferase family 2 protein has translation MLVSISISAYNEEKYLPALFESLVHQTYPHKQIEIVLINAMSTDCTRSLMNEFQENYQHEFYAIKIFDNPKKTLNTGLNLGFKHSDGDCYLKIDAHSHIPEDFIENNVAVIQTGERVCGGRRPTIVETDDELAKTLHIVEESALGSSIANYRKGDESRYVDSVFQGMYHKDVVDKVGYFDEKLVRTEDNEFHYRIRKNGFKIWYDTSIESFQYIRPTYSKMLKQKYGNGYWIGLTSHVCRECLSLFHFVPGIFVSTLLATVLFAGISALPFLLLVSVYLLAIIGLSLFEISTHPFHVTRLLIPFMMISVHFSYGIGTIRGWIEGFWWKKTYYSMNED, from the coding sequence ATGTTAGTATCAATATCTATTAGTGCATACAATGAAGAAAAATATTTGCCAGCATTATTTGAAAGTTTAGTCCATCAAACGTATCCTCATAAACAAATTGAAATTGTTTTGATAAATGCGATGTCAACAGATTGTACGAGAAGTTTAATGAATGAGTTTCAAGAAAACTATCAACATGAATTTTATGCTATTAAGATTTTTGATAATCCTAAAAAGACATTGAATACAGGATTAAATTTAGGATTTAAACATTCGGATGGAGATTGTTATTTAAAAATCGATGCGCATTCTCATATTCCAGAAGATTTTATTGAAAATAATGTAGCTGTGATCCAAACAGGAGAACGAGTTTGCGGAGGAAGAAGACCAACGATTGTTGAAACAGATGATGAATTAGCGAAGACATTACATATCGTTGAAGAATCTGCATTAGGTAGTAGCATCGCAAATTATCGTAAAGGTGATGAGAGTCGTTATGTCGATTCTGTATTCCAAGGAATGTATCATAAAGATGTCGTAGATAAAGTTGGATATTTTGACGAAAAGTTAGTTCGTACAGAAGATAATGAGTTCCACTATCGTATTCGAAAAAATGGATTTAAAATATGGTATGATACTTCGATTGAATCATTTCAATATATTCGACCAACTTACTCAAAAATGTTAAAACAAAAATATGGAAATGGTTATTGGATTGGTTTAACAAGTCATGTATGTCGTGAATGTTTATCGCTATTCCATTTTGTACCTGGAATTTTTGTGAGTACATTATTAGCAACGGTTTTATTTGCTGGAATTTCTGCATTACCATTTTTATTATTAGTAAGTGTTTATTTATTAGCGATTATTGGATTGTCACTATTTGAAATTTCAACCCATCCATTTCATGTCACTCGTTTATTGATTCCATTTATGATGATTTCTGTTCATTTTTCTTATGGAATCGGAACAATCCGTGGGTGGATTGAAGGATTTTGGTGGAAGAAAACGTATTATTCAATGAATGAAGATTAA
- a CDS encoding polysaccharide biosynthesis protein yields the protein MNNRLKILFLFVLDSIIVLGSVFLSFRLVTEGLIRNIHALTVTALLSLAAYYVFSYFLNLYWRDWEYASVYEVITVVKCVSASVIVSTVAGIVWFKTLVTWQFVVVLWLLLVCAVGGVRLSMRIFREYFVDSVVMENAKPTLIVGAGAAGTLLVRQMLMHPKMRMMPVAFVDDDPEKQRKDIYGVRILGTTKDIEKIVQHMGITKVVIAMPSLPNKKLNEVYDIARKTGAECVILPNIDEVMSGNLHVQQLRNVEIEDLLGRDPIELDQTLIEKQLRGKRILVTGAGGSIGSEICRQVSSFRPKELIILGHGENSIYQLNMELLGKYAEHFRITPVIADVQDRKRIFEVMEKYRPDVVYHAAAHKHVPLMEINPREAVKNNILGTRNVAEAANHAKVKTFVMISTDKAVNPPNIMGATKRLCEMIVQDMATKSDSTKYVAVRFGNVLGSRGSVIPLFKKQIAKGGPITVTHPDIVRYFMTIPEAAQLVIQAGSLARGGEIFVLDMGKPVRILDLAKNLIRLSGYSEDDIEIKFTGLRPGEKMYEELLNEGEVNPKQIFPKIHIGISDNSKINRVYDFIEKFENYSEQELHDELIDIANKKK from the coding sequence ATGAATAATCGATTAAAAATATTATTTCTATTTGTATTAGACTCGATCATCGTACTGGGTTCTGTATTTTTAAGTTTTAGACTAGTAACGGAAGGGCTAATTCGTAATATTCATGCCTTAACTGTTACAGCATTATTATCTTTAGCAGCTTATTATGTATTTTCTTATTTCTTAAATTTATATTGGAGAGATTGGGAATATGCGAGTGTTTATGAAGTTATTACAGTTGTAAAATGTGTAAGTGCTTCGGTAATTGTTTCTACTGTTGCAGGAATTGTTTGGTTCAAAACATTAGTAACATGGCAATTTGTAGTAGTGTTATGGCTATTACTTGTCTGTGCAGTAGGTGGCGTTCGTCTGTCAATGCGTATTTTCAGAGAGTACTTTGTAGACAGCGTTGTTATGGAAAATGCAAAACCAACTTTAATTGTTGGAGCAGGGGCAGCAGGAACTTTATTAGTTCGTCAAATGCTAATGCATCCAAAAATGAGAATGATGCCAGTAGCCTTTGTTGATGATGATCCAGAAAAACAAAGAAAAGATATTTATGGCGTTCGTATTTTAGGAACTACAAAAGATATTGAAAAAATTGTTCAACATATGGGAATTACTAAAGTTGTTATTGCGATGCCTTCATTACCAAATAAAAAATTAAATGAAGTTTATGATATTGCTCGTAAAACCGGAGCAGAATGTGTCATCCTTCCAAATATTGATGAAGTCATGTCAGGAAACTTACATGTACAACAATTGAGAAATGTTGAAATTGAAGATTTACTTGGACGAGATCCAATTGAATTGGATCAAACGTTAATTGAAAAACAATTACGTGGAAAACGAATTTTAGTAACTGGGGCAGGAGGCTCCATCGGTTCTGAAATTTGTCGACAAGTTTCTTCGTTCCGTCCAAAAGAATTAATTATTTTAGGACATGGAGAAAATAGTATTTATCAATTAAATATGGAATTACTTGGAAAATATGCTGAGCATTTTAGAATTACTCCTGTCATTGCGGATGTTCAAGATAGAAAGCGTATTTTTGAAGTGATGGAAAAATATCGTCCAGACGTTGTGTACCATGCTGCAGCGCACAAACATGTGCCTCTAATGGAAATTAATCCTAGAGAAGCAGTGAAAAATAATATTTTAGGAACTCGAAATGTTGCAGAAGCTGCGAATCATGCAAAAGTAAAAACTTTTGTGATGATTTCAACTGATAAAGCTGTTAACCCACCGAATATTATGGGAGCAACAAAACGCCTATGTGAAATGATTGTTCAAGATATGGCAACGAAGAGTGATTCAACGAAATATGTAGCAGTGCGTTTCGGGAATGTATTAGGATCGAGAGGTTCTGTTATTCCATTATTTAAGAAACAAATTGCAAAAGGTGGACCAATTACAGTAACTCACCCAGATATTGTTCGTTACTTTATGACGATTCCAGAAGCAGCACAATTAGTGATTCAAGCTGGTTCTCTAGCGCGTGGAGGAGAAATTTTCGTGTTAGATATGGGTAAACCAGTTCGTATTTTGGACTTAGCGAAAAATCTAATCCGTTTATCAGGATACAGTGAAGATGATATCGAAATTAAATTTACTGGTTTACGTCCTGGTGAAAAAATGTATGAAGAGTTATTGAATGAGGGTGAAGTTAATCCAAAACAAATTTTCCCTAAAATTCATATCGGAATTTCGGATAATTCAAAAATTAATCGTGTGTATGACTTTATTGAAAAGTTCGAAAATTATTCAGAACAAGAATTACATGATGAATTGATTGATATTGCGAATAAAAAGAAATAA
- the ptsP gene encoding phosphoenolpyruvate--protein phosphotransferase, with protein sequence MKPTLQGIAASDGIAIAKVYTLIEPDLSFTKISVEDTDNEISRLEKALEVSTKEIELIKETALKNLGEEEAQVFEAHLMVLSDPELVGQVKDAITSQKVNAEHALKEVSDMFISIFASMEDNPYMQERAADIRDVSKRILANLLGVKIPSPATIKDEVVVVAGDLTPSDTAQLNRQYVKAFVTDIGGRTSHSAIMARSLEIPAIVGTKEITSLAKDGDLIIIDGLSGEVFLNPSEEVVVEYRTKAEAFAAQQAEWEKLKDADTFTKDGHQVELAANIGTPKDLEGVINNGAEGVGLYRTEFLYMDSHDMPTEEDQFEAYKAVLEGMNGKPVVVRTMDIGGDKELPYLPLPHEMNPFLGYRAIRISLNEPEMFRTQLRALLRASVYGKLRIMFPMIATLNDFRGAKALLLEEKAKLVAEGVAVSDDIQVGIMIEIPAAAVLAHQFAKEVDFFSIGTNDLIQYTMAADRMNERVSYLYQPYNPSILTLIKHVIDSAHKEGKWAGMCGEMAGDQTAVPLLVGLGLDEFSMSASSVLKTRSLISKLTLENMKELADKAINECATVQEVEALVEEAVSKL encoded by the coding sequence ATGAAACCTACTTTACAAGGTATTGCAGCCAGTGATGGTATTGCAATCGCAAAAGTTTATACATTAATTGAGCCAGATTTAAGCTTTACAAAAATTAGTGTAGAAGACACAGATAATGAAATCTCACGTTTAGAAAAAGCTTTAGAAGTTTCTACAAAAGAGATTGAATTAATTAAAGAAACAGCATTAAAAAATCTTGGAGAAGAAGAAGCTCAAGTATTTGAAGCTCACTTAATGGTATTAAGTGACCCTGAATTAGTAGGTCAAGTAAAAGATGCGATTACTTCTCAAAAAGTAAATGCTGAACATGCTTTAAAAGAAGTTTCAGATATGTTTATTAGCATTTTTGCTAGTATGGAAGATAATCCATATATGCAAGAACGTGCTGCGGATATCCGTGACGTATCAAAACGTATTTTAGCAAATTTATTAGGTGTTAAAATCCCTAGCCCTGCTACAATCAAAGATGAAGTAGTAGTTGTTGCTGGAGACTTAACTCCAAGTGATACAGCTCAATTAAATCGTCAATATGTTAAGGCGTTCGTAACAGATATCGGTGGACGTACTTCTCACTCAGCGATTATGGCTCGTTCATTAGAAATTCCTGCTATTGTAGGTACAAAAGAAATTACATCATTGGCTAAAGATGGTGATTTAATTATTATCGATGGTCTTTCAGGAGAAGTATTCTTAAATCCTTCTGAAGAAGTAGTTGTTGAATACCGTACAAAAGCAGAAGCATTTGCAGCACAACAAGCTGAATGGGAAAAATTAAAAGATGCTGATACATTTACAAAAGATGGTCATCAAGTTGAATTAGCAGCAAACATTGGAACTCCAAAAGATTTAGAAGGAGTTATTAACAATGGTGCTGAAGGTGTTGGTTTATACCGTACAGAATTCTTATACATGGATTCTCATGATATGCCAACTGAAGAAGACCAATTTGAAGCTTATAAAGCTGTATTAGAAGGAATGAATGGTAAACCAGTGGTTGTTCGTACAATGGACATCGGTGGAGATAAAGAATTGCCATACTTACCTTTACCACACGAAATGAATCCATTCTTAGGATACCGTGCGATTCGTATTTCATTAAATGAACCTGAAATGTTCCGTACACAATTACGTGCATTATTACGTGCATCAGTTTATGGAAAATTACGTATCATGTTCCCAATGATTGCGACATTAAACGATTTCCGTGGAGCAAAAGCATTATTATTAGAAGAAAAAGCTAAATTAGTTGCAGAAGGTGTTGCAGTTAGCGATGACATCCAAGTAGGGATTATGATTGAAATTCCTGCCGCAGCAGTATTAGCGCATCAATTTGCTAAAGAAGTTGATTTCTTCAGTATTGGAACAAATGACTTAATTCAATATACAATGGCTGCTGACCGTATGAACGAACGCGTTTCATACTTATACCAACCATACAATCCATCAATTTTAACATTAATTAAACATGTGATTGATTCAGCACATAAAGAAGGTAAATGGGCTGGAATGTGTGGAGAAATGGCTGGAGATCAAACAGCTGTGCCATTACTTGTTGGTTTAGGCTTAGATGAATTCTCAATGTCTGCATCTAGCGTATTAAAAACACGTAGCTTAATTTCTAAATTAACGTTAGAAAATATGAAAGAATTAGCAGATAAAGCAATCAATGAATGTGCAACTGTACAAGAAGTTGAAGCTTTAGTTGAAGAAGCAGTTTCAAAATTATAA
- the coaBC gene encoding bifunctional phosphopantothenoylcysteine decarboxylase/phosphopantothenate--cysteine ligase CoaBC → MLNQKKVAVYVTGGIAAYKDLLFVRLLIKEGAKVKVAMTQSACQFVSPLTFQVLTKEKVIVDTFDENDPSVVQHIHLADWSELAIVIPATANTIAKMANGIADNFVTSALLATTAPKVIVPAMNEHMWENPATVRNCAQLQKDGVFFIEPSVGFLAEGYSGKGRLPEPEEVLQQIKELNLFEEEEKTLLGKKVLITAGGTKERIDPVRYISNDSSGKMGYALAEDALKKGAEVILISATTALPVPNGVKMEYVESAREMQEKVLNHFSSVDIAIMVAAVSDYRVKEPATQKIKKTDDENEMTLTLVKNPDILKQLGNLKKEGQTVIGFAAETHQVIEFAKQKLVKKNADFIIANDVSDQSIGFGADMHQVTILSKNGEEILLPKVSKHLLAKEIWKHLVPNL, encoded by the coding sequence ATGCTTAATCAAAAGAAAGTAGCCGTGTATGTTACAGGTGGAATTGCAGCATATAAAGATCTTTTATTTGTAAGATTATTAATAAAAGAAGGTGCAAAAGTAAAAGTTGCAATGACTCAATCAGCTTGTCAATTTGTTTCACCTTTGACGTTTCAAGTGTTAACGAAAGAAAAAGTAATAGTGGATACATTTGATGAAAATGATCCATCAGTTGTTCAACATATTCATTTGGCAGATTGGAGTGAATTAGCGATTGTCATTCCAGCTACAGCTAATACTATTGCTAAGATGGCGAATGGAATAGCGGATAATTTTGTAACAAGTGCATTACTTGCTACAACTGCTCCTAAAGTAATCGTTCCCGCTATGAATGAACATATGTGGGAAAATCCGGCTACAGTAAGAAATTGTGCTCAATTACAAAAAGATGGAGTGTTTTTCATTGAACCATCTGTTGGTTTCTTAGCTGAAGGTTATTCAGGAAAAGGTCGATTGCCAGAGCCAGAGGAAGTTCTTCAACAAATTAAAGAATTGAATTTGTTTGAGGAAGAAGAAAAGACTTTATTAGGGAAAAAGGTTTTAATTACAGCTGGTGGAACAAAAGAAAGAATTGATCCAGTTCGCTATATTTCCAATGATTCTTCTGGGAAAATGGGGTATGCCTTAGCAGAAGATGCTTTAAAAAAAGGGGCAGAAGTCATTTTAATTTCTGCAACAACGGCATTACCTGTTCCGAATGGAGTGAAAATGGAGTATGTGGAATCTGCTAGAGAAATGCAAGAAAAAGTATTAAATCATTTTTCATCTGTAGATATTGCCATTATGGTAGCTGCTGTATCGGATTATCGAGTAAAAGAACCTGCCACTCAAAAAATAAAAAAAACTGATGATGAAAATGAAATGACCTTAACTTTGGTAAAAAATCCTGATATTTTAAAACAATTAGGAAATTTGAAAAAAGAAGGACAAACGGTTATTGGATTTGCAGCAGAAACTCATCAAGTCATTGAGTTTGCTAAACAAAAGCTTGTTAAGAAGAATGCAGACTTTATTATTGCTAATGATGTTTCGGATCAGTCGATTGGATTTGGGGCTGATATGCATCAAGTAACGATTCTTTCAAAGAATGGGGAAGAAATTTTGTTGCCGAAAGTTTCTAAACATTTATTAGCAAAAGAAATTTGGAAGCATTTAGTTCCAAATTTATAA
- a CDS encoding LCP family protein: MVEQHEFGLRSKRRQKKKKGKLLFIFILISAFLVGASIVFADKLNLLHQTISTITQDVGNRTKEEAQEIIENAKPINILLLGIDNGAYGRPTEDGRSDTMLLLTSNPTEKKAQLLSIPRDTYTEIVGMNYYDKINHAYAYGQAKMAINSVEKLFDTSIDFYMEINMSGLMEFVDAVGGIEVTSPLTFTYEERSFVEGKTELLDGESALRFARMRYDDPEGDYGRQKRQRIVIEQLVKKMMSFNSITNFEKIMNAVSKNVKTDIPIGKIMALKNTYGPSFDHLEQAFIEERSLLLKNSIGEQIYYSYATDEELLEKSNLIREYLGQKPVKTYPLLQQRENLFYLTTP, translated from the coding sequence ATGGTAGAACAACATGAGTTTGGTCTTCGTTCAAAAAGAAGACAAAAAAAGAAAAAAGGAAAGTTATTATTTATTTTCATATTGATTTCTGCTTTTCTGGTAGGAGCATCTATTGTTTTTGCTGATAAATTAAATTTACTCCACCAAACAATTAGTACGATTACTCAAGATGTTGGGAATAGAACTAAAGAAGAAGCACAAGAAATTATTGAAAATGCTAAACCTATTAATATTTTATTATTAGGGATTGATAATGGTGCATATGGTCGACCAACTGAAGATGGTAGAAGCGATACGATGTTGTTATTAACATCGAATCCAACTGAGAAAAAAGCACAGTTATTGAGCATTCCACGTGACACTTATACAGAAATTGTTGGAATGAACTACTATGACAAAATTAATCATGCTTACGCATATGGACAAGCCAAAATGGCGATTAATTCTGTAGAAAAATTATTTGATACAAGCATTGATTTTTATATGGAAATTAATATGTCTGGTTTAATGGAATTTGTTGATGCAGTTGGCGGCATTGAAGTAACAAGCCCATTAACTTTCACTTATGAGGAACGTTCATTTGTAGAAGGAAAAACGGAATTATTAGATGGCGAAAGTGCATTACGCTTTGCAAGAATGCGTTATGATGATCCAGAAGGAGATTATGGCCGTCAAAAACGTCAAAGAATTGTTATTGAACAATTAGTGAAAAAAATGATGTCCTTTAATTCGATTACGAATTTTGAAAAAATTATGAATGCTGTAAGTAAAAATGTTAAAACAGATATTCCAATTGGAAAAATTATGGCATTGAAAAACACATATGGCCCTTCATTTGACCATTTAGAACAAGCATTTATTGAAGAACGTTCATTATTATTGAAAAATTCAATAGGAGAGCAAATTTATTATTCGTATGCTACAGATGAAGAATTATTAGAAAAATCTAATTTAATCCGTGAATATTTAGGTCAAAAACCTGTTAAAACTTATCCATTATTACAACAAAGAGAAAACTTATTTTATTTAACTACGCCATAG
- a CDS encoding LCP family protein: MSRVENHIHKKILKNKRKKWTIFFIVLLATLITVSGAYIRARLAKVENAIHQEVETVNLREKEITDNDSFSVLLLGIDNGAYGRGTEVGRSDTMLVVTVNEKLGKTTIVSIPRDSYTEIVGYGTNDKINHAYAFGQEKMSINSVQNMLNVPIDYYVTVDMGGLMGLVDAVGGLDITPVLTFTYEGESFTEGEDRHVDGEAALRYARMRYDDPEGDMGRQKRQQYVIQKLVEKLLNITSITRYEEILKTLENSVRTNFTLDKLLSIKNNYPKALKNFESDKISGSGTMIGGIYYFVVPEDERLRISNLLRENLELQKVDSLKHIETNETQIVPEVENHQPTNSSFYQEEIADEYVEPATVPQAENNQPVAPATTVAPTTVNTTTVANTQKNDDKKAETTKDTQPTTVAPTKPETSSVELAPVPSNSTIEPKSAATETNNQ; this comes from the coding sequence TTGAGTAGAGTTGAAAATCATATTCATAAAAAAATTTTAAAAAATAAACGAAAAAAATGGACGATATTTTTTATCGTTTTACTGGCAACTTTAATAACAGTATCAGGAGCTTATATTCGTGCTCGATTAGCAAAAGTAGAAAATGCGATTCATCAAGAAGTAGAAACGGTGAATTTACGTGAAAAGGAAATTACAGATAATGATAGTTTTTCCGTTTTATTATTAGGAATTGATAACGGGGCGTATGGGCGAGGAACAGAAGTCGGCCGTAGTGATACGATGTTAGTTGTAACAGTTAATGAAAAGTTAGGTAAAACAACAATTGTTAGTATTCCACGTGACTCTTACACAGAAATTGTTGGTTATGGAACCAATGACAAAATTAACCATGCCTATGCATTTGGTCAAGAAAAAATGTCTATTAATAGTGTACAAAATATGTTAAATGTCCCAATTGATTATTATGTGACTGTTGATATGGGAGGTTTAATGGGCTTAGTCGATGCGGTTGGTGGATTGGATATTACACCAGTATTAACTTTCACTTATGAAGGAGAATCCTTTACAGAAGGAGAAGACAGACATGTTGATGGTGAAGCAGCATTAAGATATGCAAGAATGCGATATGATGACCCAGAAGGAGATATGGGACGTCAAAAACGTCAACAATATGTAATCCAGAAATTAGTAGAAAAACTATTAAATATAACTTCTATAACTCGTTATGAAGAAATTTTAAAAACTTTAGAAAATTCAGTTCGTACGAATTTTACACTTGATAAATTATTATCGATAAAAAATAATTATCCAAAAGCTTTAAAGAACTTTGAAAGTGATAAAATTAGTGGTTCGGGTACAATGATTGGTGGTATTTATTATTTTGTAGTACCAGAAGATGAAAGATTACGTATTTCTAATCTGTTACGTGAGAATTTAGAACTTCAAAAAGTAGATTCACTCAAACATATTGAAACAAACGAGACACAGATTGTTCCTGAAGTTGAAAATCATCAGCCAACAAATTCATCATTTTACCAAGAAGAGATTGCAGATGAATATGTTGAACCAGCTACTGTTCCTCAAGCAGAAAATAATCAACCTGTAGCTCCAGCAACGACTGTTGCCCCAACTACAGTAAATACTACAACAGTAGCCAATACTCAAAAAAATGATGATAAAAAGGCTGAAACTACAAAAGATACTCAACCAACGACTGTTGCCCCTACTAAACCTGAAACTAGTTCTGTAGAACTTGCACCAGTGCCAAGTAATTCAACGATTGAACCAAAATCAGCTGCAACAGAAACAAATAATCAATAA
- a CDS encoding sugar transferase: MKTEYQMPEFMKNHYTLKAMEVLQKKKTTLFFKRLFDICLSLILLVILSPIFLVLSICIKLEDGGPIFYRQQRITTFGRVFRIFKFRTMVMNADKMGPLVTQDNDSRITKIGKKIRSFRLDEVPQLINVLIGDMTFVGTRPEVQKYVDAYSEEMMVTLLLPAGITSKSSIKFRNEADKISKWMEQGLTADEAYIQKILPEKMKYNIDYIDELSIAQDIKVMLQTVFIVLR; encoded by the coding sequence ATGAAAACAGAATATCAAATGCCAGAATTTATGAAAAATCATTATACTTTAAAAGCTATGGAAGTATTACAAAAGAAAAAAACGACGTTGTTTTTCAAACGTCTTTTTGACATCTGTTTGTCACTAATACTTTTAGTAATATTATCACCAATCTTTTTAGTTTTAAGTATTTGTATTAAGCTAGAAGATGGCGGACCTATCTTTTATCGACAGCAACGAATTACAACATTTGGAAGAGTATTTAGAATTTTTAAATTCCGTACAATGGTAATGAATGCTGATAAAATGGGACCATTAGTAACTCAAGATAATGATTCAAGAATTACAAAAATTGGGAAAAAGATTAGAAGTTTCCGTTTAGATGAAGTACCACAATTGATTAATGTGTTAATTGGAGATATGACATTTGTTGGGACTCGTCCAGAGGTTCAAAAATATGTGGATGCCTATTCTGAAGAAATGATGGTGACGTTATTGTTACCAGCAGGAATCACTTCAAAATCAAGTATTAAGTTTAGAAATGAAGCAGATAAAATTTCTAAATGGATGGAACAAGGATTAACAGCAGATGAAGCTTATATCCAAAAGATTCTTCCAGAAAAAATGAAATATAATATTGATTATATTGATGAACTAAGTATTGCTCAAGATATAAAAGTAATGCTTCAAACTGTATTTATTGTTTTAAGATAG